The Drosophila biarmipes strain raj3 chromosome 2L, RU_DBia_V1.1, whole genome shotgun sequence genome has a window encoding:
- the LOC108035326 gene encoding enoyl-CoA delta isomerase 1, mitochondrial, whose protein sequence is MLRNRLVDGVNRIRPFLNGRPFLRSLSSGANSKLTTIEVDDRSGIATLSMNLPPVNTLTMDLMHDLIDSINQIESNKSRGLILTSSNDKVFSAGLDLNELLNPEVERLRLFWTRFQDLWLALHLCGLPTAAAINGHAPAAGCVLATACEYRVMLPNRFIGIHATRFSFVISKWMMNSYQSVLPRRIVERALNQGKLFATQEALEVGLVDEVSSSKEEALSKCAAFIGTFDKANPVARCLTKRMCREADVRELLKDRAGDLKECVDYVTTPLFQEGLCTHLEGLKKKK, encoded by the exons ATGTTGCGTAATCGGCTGGTAGATGGAGTCAATCGGATAAGGCCCTTCCTCAACGGACGGCCGTTCCTGAGATCCCTCTCAAGTGGGGCTAACTCGAAGCTGACAACTATTGAGGTGGACGATAGGAGTGGAATCGCCACCCTATCGATGAACCTGCCGCCGGTGAACACCTTGACCATGGACCTGATGCACGACCTTATCGACTCCATCAATCAGATAGAGAGCAACAAGAGTCGGGGTCTTATCCTGACATCG AGCAATGACAAGGTTTTCTCCGCTGGCCTTGATCTCAATGAGCTTTTAAACCCGGAAGTGGAGCGTTTGCGCCTATTTTGGACCCGGTTTCAGGACCTTTGGCTAGCCCTGCATCTTTGTGGCTTGCCCACAGCAGCTGCTATTAAT GGTCATGCTCCTGCCGCCGGCTGCGTCCTGGCCACCGCCTGCGAGTACCGGGTAATGCTCCCCAATCGCTTCATCGGAATCCATGCCACCCGCTTCAGCTTCGTCATCTCCAAGTGGATGATGAACTCGTACCAGAGCGTCCTGCCCCGCAGGATTGTGGAGCGTGCCCTGAACCAAGGTAAGCTCTTTGCCACCCAGGAGGCCCTGGAGGTGGGCCTCGTCGACGAGGTCTCGAGCAGCAAGGAGGAGGCCCTCTCCAAGTGCGCCGCCTTCATAGGCACCTTCGACAAGGCCAATCCCGTGGCCAGGTGTCTCACCAAGCGCATGTGCCGCGAGGCAGATGTGCGGGAGCTGCTCAAGGATCGGGCCGGGGACCTGAAGGAGTGCGTCGACTATGTGACCACTCCACTGTTCCAGGAGGGACTGTGCACCCATCTCGAGGGTctgaaaaagaagaaatag
- the LOC108035315 gene encoding dynein regulatory complex subunit 3, giving the protein MDEPVASQPGENAAEEGAAEGEEPLMGFLEEINCTEPGIIDRSMIETAYLEEGQKGEARRLHQLEPVVYDRITTMRLEFKNILRIDHLWMMPNLTKLCLNCNKIEVIEHLEMLTALKDLNLSFNYITRIENLETLVKLEKLSLFSNRIRKIENIQTLENLVILSIGNNLIDTVEGIERLRFVSTLKVLNLEGNPIAKLPDFPLSLYVTAILPQLNYYEYVFIKAETKEEAQKRFYRELREIEDKQEREIQGLETEAREMAEADRLASSFVEHLDGQQLYDSLWRDDEDGRILMLVGPPAQELCEEYSKDVYDLTQQIYRLGLERFGERDEEIRDFNANLHEGQEELQSQGQRQIEEFLQYKERTFDEMRLKWRELDQRDEDLDQLQTQLDNLNAQFQDALHEMWQSLMAQELHLHEAVEDSTLNFDRKISELMASFVEQAQVIFQQLRDLCSHFADNMTEIVTQFLSTKLSRHELNAIPEELRKCVDDREAVLQLVEGMRAAHSVRVDEREDRMAQRSREFIDDMITKLNHKEVDRHRAKILEINSFMEMMTEALDSLPGELHQKASSD; this is encoded by the exons ATGGATGAGCCGGTCGCCAGTCAGCCGGGTGAGAATGCTGCAGAGGAGGGTGCGGCGGAGGGGGAGGAGCCCCTGATGGGCTTCCTCGAGGAGATCAACTGCACGGAACCGGGCATCATAGATCGCAGCATGATCGAAACCGCCTACCTGGAGGAGGGCCAAAAGGGCGAGGCCAGGCGACTCCACCAACTGGAGCCAGTGGTGTATGATCGCATCACCACCATGCGACTGGAATTCAAGA ACATCCTAAGGATTGACCACCTCTGGATGATGCCCAATCTCACCAAGCTGTGCCTGAACTGCAACAAGATCGAAGTCATCGAGCATCTGGAAATGTTAACTGCCCTCAAAGATCTCAACCTCAGCTTTAACTATATTACCAGGATTGAGAACCTGGAGACTCTGGTCAAACTGGAGAAGCTCTCCTTGTTTAGCAATCGCATCAGGAAAATAGAGAACATACAGACTTTGGAGAATTTGGTTATCCTCAGCATTGGCAACAATCTCATCGATACGGTGGAAGGT ATAGAACGCTTACGTTTTGTAAGCACCCTGAAAGTCCTCAATCTGGAGGGTAATCCCATTGCCAAGCTGCCGGACTTCCCCTTGTCCCTCTACGTAACAGCCATCCTGCCCCAGTTGAACTACTACGAATACGTCTTCATCAAGGCGGAGACCAAGGAGGAGGCCCAGAAACGTTTCTA TCGGGAATTGCGCGAAATCGAGGACAAACAGGAGCGCGAGATCCAGGGCCTGGAAACGGAGGCTCGTGAGATGGCCGAGGCGGACCGGCTGGCCTCCAGTTTCGTGGAGCACCTGGATGGTCAGCAGCTGTACGATTCCCTGTGGCGAGACGATGAGGATGGGCGCATCCTCATGCTGGTGGGGCCACCGGCTCAGGAGCTTTGCGAAGAGTACTCCAAGGATGTGTACGATCTCACCCAGCAGATATATCGTCTGGGACTGGAGCGATTTGGTGAGCGCGACGAGGAGATTCGTGATTTCAATGCCAACCTGCATGAGGGGCAGGAGGAGCTGCAGTCCCAGGGGCAAAGACAGATCGAGGAGTTCCTCCAGTACAAGGAGCGGACTTTCGACGAGATGCGTCTGAAGTGGAGGGAACTGGATCAAAGGGACGAAGACCTGGATCAGTTGCAAACCCAGTTGGATAATCTCAATGCCCAGTTTCAAGACGCCCTGCACGAGATGTGGCAAAGCCTGATGGCCCAGGAGCTGCATCTGCATGAGGCTGTTGAG GACTCTACCCTAAACTTCGATCGCAAGATCTCCGAACTGATGGCCAGCTTTGTGGAGCAGGCCCAGGTGATCTTCCAGCAGCTAAGGGATCTCTGCAGCCACTTTGCCGACAACATGACGGAGATTGTGACTCAGTTCCTGTCCACCAAGCTCAGTCGCCATGAACTGAATGCCATTCCCGAGGAGCTGCGAAAGTGTGTAGATGATCGCGAGGCAGTTCTTCAGCTGGTGGAGGGCATGAGGGCAGCCCACAGCGTGCGCGTGGATGAGCGCGAGGATCGCATGGCTCAGCGGAGCAGGGAGTTCATAGATGACATGATCACCAAGCTCAACCA CAAAGAAGTAGACCGCCATCGTGCCAAGATCCTAGAGATCAACTCCTTTATGGAAATGATGACGGAGGCCTTGGACAGCCTGCCGGGCGAACTACACCAGAAGGCCTCTTCggattaa
- the LOC108033748 gene encoding serine/threonine-protein kinase dyf-5 isoform X1, protein MNRYITLTQLGDGTYGTVVLGQRKDTGEKVAIKRMKRKYYSWEEAMNLREVKSLKKLSHPNIVKLKEVIRENDTLYFVFEYMKENLYQMIKDRDTHLPEPELKSILFQVLTGLAFMHRHGFFHRDLKPENLLCSGPELIKIADFGLAREIRSRPPFTDYVSTRWYRAPEVLLHSTNYGSTIDLWAMGCIMAELYTFRPLFPGSSEVDQLFKICSVLGTPEKSDWPDGYRLASMIHFRYPDCIKVPLSSVVSRCSQNGLDLLEDMLAYDPDKRPTAQQSLKYPYFHALKRISPTAATKANVRLSSKYAASNGQSVSNNVLPVQEKLQAVTELLHQTNQNNNNNGSHSNLGKNNNMTSTKNGLGMPRKYQPKLSFLTSNELVGAGSQADSSSLGGATVDGVQVPQLQNGGGGGGESINDIYLNRNISQLFGLPAGSQLHQQQQAHHPNVSFSSTLSRNAGAIYVNGSHLSYDTANMNAKNNAKLVVGASNGGYYVPVARPSLLGPEAKVYNVFSKVSASQAPPSLIVRQPQVQMQPEAVHPMPMRLSGRSRAAAQDSKMGALKSDDLDLILGSKLKTSAKRQRNAKANILLEDLFGQLSMDSDSDGKYPHTVPPTQQAKSGKTSTGGHRERERERERDLFGESFLPRPGLRKKATQSSLEVNNGSHADSLAPNTQKEKPAVAASFPWDESNKTEDEKLTAWMVAENGNLVLGSHHQA, encoded by the exons ATGAATCGCTACATCACGCTGACCCAGTTGGGCGATGGAACCTACGGCACCGTGGTGCTGGGCCAGCGCAAGGACACCGGCGAGAAGGTGGCCATCAAGCGCATGAAGCGCAAGTACTACTCCTGGGAGGAGGCCATGAATCTGCGCGAGGTCAAG TCCCTGAAGAAACTGTCGCATCCGAACATCGTCAAGCTGAAGGAGGTGATTCGGGAGAACGACACCCTGTACTTTGTGTTCGAGTACATGAAGGAGAACCTCTACCAGATGATCAAGGATAGGGACACACACCTACCCGAACCGGAACTGAAGAGTATTCTCTTCCAG GTTCTGACTGGCCTGGCCTTCATGCATCGCCACGGCTTTTTCCACCGCGACCTGAAGCCGGAGAACCTGCTCTGCTCCGGGCCGGAGCTCATCAAGATAGCCGACTTTGGGCTGGCCAGGGAGATCCGGTCGCGGCCTCCGTTCACGGACTACGTCTCCACGCGTTGGTACCGGGCGCCTGAGGTGCTCCTGCACTCCACCAACTACGGCAGCACCATCGACCTCTGGGCCATGGGCTGCATCATGGCCGAGCTGTACACCTTTCGTCCCCTCTTCCCGGGCAGCAGCGAGGTGGATCAGCTCTTCAAGATCTGCTCCGTGCTGGGAACGCCAGAGAAG AGTGACTGGCCGGATGGCTATCGGCTGGCCAGCATGATCCACTTCCGCTACCCGGACTGCATCAAAGTGCCACTGAGCAGCGTCGTCAGCCGCTGCAGCCAAAATGGATTGGATCTGCTGGAGGACATGCTGGCCTACGATCCCGACAAGCGTCCCACGGCCCAGCAGAGTCTCAAGTACCCGTATTTCCATGCCCTCAAGAGGATCTCGCCCACGGCGGCCACCAAGGCGAATGTGCGGCTGAGCTCCAAGTATGCGGCGTCCAATGGACAGAGCGTCTCCAACAACGTGCTTCCGGTGCAGGAGAAGCTGCAGGCGGTGACGGAGCTGCTCCACCAGACCAaccagaacaacaacaacaatggcagccACTCCAATCTcggcaagaacaacaacatgACGAGCACCAAGAATGGATTGGGAATGCCCAGGAAGTACCAGCCCAAGCTTAGCTTCCTGACCAGCAATGAGCTGGTGGGTGCGGGCTCCCAGGCGGATTCCTCTAGCCTGGGTGGAGCCACAGTAGATGGAGTCCAGGTGCCACAGCTCCAGaacggaggaggaggcggtggggAGTCCATCAACGACATCTACCTGAACCGCAACATCTCGCAGCTCTTCGGATTGCCGGCGGGATCGCagctccaccagcagcagcaggcacaTCATCCCAATGTCTCCTTCAGCTCCACCCTGTCCCGGAATGCAGGAGCCATCTACGTCAATGGGAGCCACCTCAGCTACGACACGGCCAACATGAATGCCAAGAACAATGCCAAGCTCGTGGTGGGCGCCTCCAATGGTGGCTACTATGTGCCGGTGGCCAGGCCATCGCTCCTGGGTCCCGAGGCCAAAGTGTACAACGTTTTCTCCAAGGTCAGTGCCAGCCAGGCTCCGCCCAGCCTCATTGTGCGACAGCCGCAGGTGCAAATGCAGCCGGAGGCAGTGCATCCCATGCCCATGCGACTCTCGGGAAGATCGCGGGCTGCGGCGCAGGACTCCAAGATGGGTGCTCTGAAATCTGACGATCTGGATTTGATACTCGG TTCCAAGCTGAAAACGTCCGCCAAGCGTCAGCGCAATGCCAAGGCCAACATCCTGCTGGAGGACCTCTTCGGCCAGCTGTCCATGGACTCCGACAGCGACGGGAAGTATCCGCACACGGTGCCGCCCACGCAGCAGGCGAAGAGCGGGAAGACGTCGACCGGCGGCCACCGGGAGCGTGAGCGGGAGCGGGAAAGGGATCTCTTCGGGGAGAGCTTCCTGCCCAGGCCGGGACTGCGGAAGAAGGCCACCCAGAGCAGTCTGGAGGTGAACAACGGCAGCCACGCGGACTCGCT AGCTCCAAACACTCAGAAGGAGAAGCCCGCCGTGGCAGCCAGTTTCCCCTGGGATGAGTCCAACAAGACGGAGGACGAGAAGCTGACGGCCTGGATGGTGGCCGAGAACGGTAACTTGGTTTTGGGTAGTCATCATCAAGCGTAG
- the LOC108033748 gene encoding serine/threonine-protein kinase dyf-5 isoform X2, with protein sequence MNRYITLTQLGDGTYGTVVLGQRKDTGEKVAIKRMKRKYYSWEEAMNLREVKSLKKLSHPNIVKLKEVIRENDTLYFVFEYMKENLYQMIKDRDTHLPEPELKSILFQVLTGLAFMHRHGFFHRDLKPENLLCSGPELIKIADFGLAREIRSRPPFTDYVSTRWYRAPEVLLHSTNYGSTIDLWAMGCIMAELYTFRPLFPGSSEVDQLFKICSVLGTPEKSDWPDGYRLASMIHFRYPDCIKVPLSSVVSRCSQNGLDLLEDMLAYDPDKRPTAQQSLKYPYFHALKRISPTAATKANVRLSSKYAASNGQSVSNNVLPVQEKLQAVTELLHQTNQNNNNNGSHSNLGKNNNMTSTKNGLGMPRKYQPKLSFLTSNELVGAGSQADSSSLGGATVDGVQVPQLQNGGGGGGESINDIYLNRNISQLFGLPAGSQLHQQQQAHHPNVSFSSTLSRNAGAIYVNGSHLSYDTANMNAKNNAKLVVGASNGGYYVPVARPSLLGPEAKVYNVFSKVSASQAPPSLIVRQPQVQMQPEAVHPMPMRLSGRSRAAAQDSKMGALKSDDLDLILGSKLKTSAKRQRNAKANILLEDLFGQLSMDSDSDGKYPHTVPPTQQAKSGKTSTGGHRERERERERDLFGESFLPRPGLRKKATQSSLEVNNGSHADSLAPNTQKEKPAVAASFPWDESNKTEDEKLTAWMVAENGSLLENKF encoded by the exons ATGAATCGCTACATCACGCTGACCCAGTTGGGCGATGGAACCTACGGCACCGTGGTGCTGGGCCAGCGCAAGGACACCGGCGAGAAGGTGGCCATCAAGCGCATGAAGCGCAAGTACTACTCCTGGGAGGAGGCCATGAATCTGCGCGAGGTCAAG TCCCTGAAGAAACTGTCGCATCCGAACATCGTCAAGCTGAAGGAGGTGATTCGGGAGAACGACACCCTGTACTTTGTGTTCGAGTACATGAAGGAGAACCTCTACCAGATGATCAAGGATAGGGACACACACCTACCCGAACCGGAACTGAAGAGTATTCTCTTCCAG GTTCTGACTGGCCTGGCCTTCATGCATCGCCACGGCTTTTTCCACCGCGACCTGAAGCCGGAGAACCTGCTCTGCTCCGGGCCGGAGCTCATCAAGATAGCCGACTTTGGGCTGGCCAGGGAGATCCGGTCGCGGCCTCCGTTCACGGACTACGTCTCCACGCGTTGGTACCGGGCGCCTGAGGTGCTCCTGCACTCCACCAACTACGGCAGCACCATCGACCTCTGGGCCATGGGCTGCATCATGGCCGAGCTGTACACCTTTCGTCCCCTCTTCCCGGGCAGCAGCGAGGTGGATCAGCTCTTCAAGATCTGCTCCGTGCTGGGAACGCCAGAGAAG AGTGACTGGCCGGATGGCTATCGGCTGGCCAGCATGATCCACTTCCGCTACCCGGACTGCATCAAAGTGCCACTGAGCAGCGTCGTCAGCCGCTGCAGCCAAAATGGATTGGATCTGCTGGAGGACATGCTGGCCTACGATCCCGACAAGCGTCCCACGGCCCAGCAGAGTCTCAAGTACCCGTATTTCCATGCCCTCAAGAGGATCTCGCCCACGGCGGCCACCAAGGCGAATGTGCGGCTGAGCTCCAAGTATGCGGCGTCCAATGGACAGAGCGTCTCCAACAACGTGCTTCCGGTGCAGGAGAAGCTGCAGGCGGTGACGGAGCTGCTCCACCAGACCAaccagaacaacaacaacaatggcagccACTCCAATCTcggcaagaacaacaacatgACGAGCACCAAGAATGGATTGGGAATGCCCAGGAAGTACCAGCCCAAGCTTAGCTTCCTGACCAGCAATGAGCTGGTGGGTGCGGGCTCCCAGGCGGATTCCTCTAGCCTGGGTGGAGCCACAGTAGATGGAGTCCAGGTGCCACAGCTCCAGaacggaggaggaggcggtggggAGTCCATCAACGACATCTACCTGAACCGCAACATCTCGCAGCTCTTCGGATTGCCGGCGGGATCGCagctccaccagcagcagcaggcacaTCATCCCAATGTCTCCTTCAGCTCCACCCTGTCCCGGAATGCAGGAGCCATCTACGTCAATGGGAGCCACCTCAGCTACGACACGGCCAACATGAATGCCAAGAACAATGCCAAGCTCGTGGTGGGCGCCTCCAATGGTGGCTACTATGTGCCGGTGGCCAGGCCATCGCTCCTGGGTCCCGAGGCCAAAGTGTACAACGTTTTCTCCAAGGTCAGTGCCAGCCAGGCTCCGCCCAGCCTCATTGTGCGACAGCCGCAGGTGCAAATGCAGCCGGAGGCAGTGCATCCCATGCCCATGCGACTCTCGGGAAGATCGCGGGCTGCGGCGCAGGACTCCAAGATGGGTGCTCTGAAATCTGACGATCTGGATTTGATACTCGG TTCCAAGCTGAAAACGTCCGCCAAGCGTCAGCGCAATGCCAAGGCCAACATCCTGCTGGAGGACCTCTTCGGCCAGCTGTCCATGGACTCCGACAGCGACGGGAAGTATCCGCACACGGTGCCGCCCACGCAGCAGGCGAAGAGCGGGAAGACGTCGACCGGCGGCCACCGGGAGCGTGAGCGGGAGCGGGAAAGGGATCTCTTCGGGGAGAGCTTCCTGCCCAGGCCGGGACTGCGGAAGAAGGCCACCCAGAGCAGTCTGGAGGTGAACAACGGCAGCCACGCGGACTCGCT AGCTCCAAACACTCAGAAGGAGAAGCCCGCCGTGGCAGCCAGTTTCCCCTGGGATGAGTCCAACAAGACGGAGGACGAGAAGCTGACGGCCTGGATGGTGGCCGAGAACG GATCCTTGCTGGAGAACAAGTTCTGA
- the LOC108033863 gene encoding larval cuticle protein A2B encodes MNVLHSSIAFCLILSALVAVQAGIIASHPDELIASPAQYEFHYSVHDSHTGDVKDQFEHRRGEYVTGRYSLIEPDGHRRIVDYTADPLLGFNAQVRREPLSRY; translated from the exons ATGAATGTCCTG CATTCCAGCATTGCCTTCTGCCTGATCCTGAGCGCTCTCGTCGCTGTTCAGGCCGGGATTATTGCTAGCCATCCCGATGAACTGATTGCCAGTCCTGCCCAGTACGAGTTCCACTACTCGGTCCACGACAGCCACACGGGCGACGTAAAGGATCAGTTCGAGCACCGCCGTGGGGAGTACGTCACGGGGCGCTACTCCCTCATAGAACCCGATGGCCACCGTCGCATTGTGGACTACACCGCCGATCCGCTGCTGGGTTTCAATGCCCAAGTTCGTCGGGAACCCCTTTCTCGCTATTGA